In Candidatus Nitronauta litoralis, one DNA window encodes the following:
- a CDS encoding radical SAM protein — protein sequence MKTALVFPPQWFPSQPYLALPTLKGYLEKMGHEADQFDFNLETYDTFLTKDYLLKCVEKIRQRLDSPAYTPEENEVKKVYRQILGDRGFLDSVLDGVEDAKNALRDEDMFFQFPVYKQAYTTLKIAMKLISYAHFPSRIDLESYFMQGNPEEHLGGILTATADRIANPYLSLFEEKFMDRANWAEYGVLGISIIHVGQVIAGLTLARMMRERFPNLHVVVGGSVFTRHIDILDNKQILFEQFFHSLILFEGEHPLERLVTAVKEKSSLDSVPNLVHLKDGQVIHNSKAESLSYENLARPNFDQLPLNKYFMPYPVLPYMASRGCYWGKCTFCTHSHIYESYYRKDNEERVAEDLDYFGKRHGTRYFTFSDEAISPNAFKRMSRAILKKEVDMRALGMLKFEADSVETEDLFHDVFKAGFIMLFFGLESANDRILDLIDKGCDQKTEEMVLANSSNAGIWNHLYLFFGFPTEERHEAEDTIEFTLRHSELGTGSIHSVGQSTFTLEKDSAIFHNPGRFSIDKIVHDPERDMAIMFDYEINKGMPRDEVQDVYERFDGLIQENFPSHKIWKFLSREHFLLYLDRFGRDKVIAMAQDESLIEALEV from the coding sequence ATGAAAACTGCCCTGGTTTTTCCACCTCAATGGTTTCCCAGCCAGCCTTACCTGGCATTGCCCACGCTCAAAGGGTATCTGGAAAAAATGGGACATGAGGCAGACCAGTTCGACTTCAATCTGGAAACCTACGACACTTTCCTCACCAAAGATTACCTGCTTAAGTGTGTGGAAAAAATCCGGCAGCGCCTTGATTCCCCAGCTTATACCCCGGAAGAAAACGAAGTGAAAAAGGTCTACCGTCAAATTTTGGGCGATAGAGGGTTTCTGGATTCTGTACTTGATGGTGTGGAGGATGCCAAGAATGCACTCCGGGATGAAGACATGTTTTTCCAGTTCCCGGTTTACAAGCAGGCCTACACCACGCTTAAGATTGCGATGAAGCTGATCTCCTACGCTCACTTCCCGAGTCGGATCGATCTGGAATCATATTTCATGCAGGGCAATCCTGAAGAGCATCTCGGTGGCATTTTAACGGCAACTGCCGACCGCATCGCTAACCCTTATCTCAGCCTGTTCGAAGAAAAGTTCATGGACCGCGCTAATTGGGCGGAATATGGGGTGCTGGGTATATCGATCATCCACGTCGGGCAGGTCATCGCCGGATTGACTCTGGCTCGCATGATGCGCGAGCGATTTCCAAACCTGCACGTGGTCGTGGGGGGCAGTGTTTTCACCCGACATATCGACATCCTGGACAACAAACAAATCCTGTTCGAACAGTTCTTCCACAGTCTGATTTTATTCGAAGGTGAACACCCGCTGGAGAGGCTTGTCACAGCGGTAAAGGAGAAATCCTCTCTGGACAGCGTTCCCAACCTGGTTCACTTAAAAGATGGCCAGGTCATCCATAATTCCAAAGCCGAGTCACTCTCTTATGAAAACCTGGCTCGGCCAAACTTTGATCAATTGCCTCTCAACAAATATTTCATGCCCTACCCTGTACTTCCCTACATGGCAAGCCGGGGCTGTTATTGGGGCAAATGCACGTTCTGCACTCACAGCCATATATATGAGTCCTACTATCGCAAGGATAACGAAGAACGAGTGGCAGAAGACCTCGACTATTTTGGAAAGCGCCACGGCACGCGCTACTTCACTTTCTCGGACGAAGCCATCTCTCCAAATGCATTCAAACGCATGTCCCGCGCCATCTTAAAAAAAGAGGTCGACATGCGTGCTTTGGGCATGCTCAAGTTCGAAGCCGATTCGGTAGAAACCGAGGACCTGTTTCACGATGTTTTCAAAGCAGGTTTCATCATGCTGTTCTTCGGGCTGGAAAGCGCAAACGATCGAATACTGGATTTGATCGACAAGGGCTGTGATCAGAAAACAGAAGAGATGGTGCTCGCCAACAGCTCCAACGCAGGCATCTGGAACCACCTGTACCTGTTTTTTGGATTCCCAACGGAAGAACGCCATGAAGCAGAAGATACGATTGAATTCACCTTACGCCATAGTGAACTCGGGACAGGAAGTATCCATTCAGTAGGTCAGTCCACTTTCACCCTGGAAAAAGACTCCGCGATCTTCCACAATCCCGGCAGGTTTTCCATAGACAAAATTGTCCACGACCCGGAACGGGACATGGCGATCATGTTTGACTACGAAATCAACAAGGGCATGCCGCGCGATGAAGTGCAGGATGTGTACGAACGTTTTGATGGTTTGATACAGGAAAACTTCCCTTCCCACAAGATCTGGAAATTCCTCTCCAGGGAACATTTTCTTCTCTATCTCGACAGATTCGGTCGCGACAAGGTAATTGCCATGGCCCAGGACGAATCCCTCATCGAAGCCCTAGAAGTTTAA
- a CDS encoding tetratricopeptide repeat protein, producing MAEIDVNEDFDVEGFRDDQESKKKSDWVTMKIHPEIFEDLGVRDPEQIKFETAIMKKTRQVKKELRNDPDNLDLQVELGTLYIDGGNYDESIKLLNQVIQKDSSHGRAHKILGTAYALSNHEDEAIRALSRASELSPGDAEVHFNLGGAFMLKDFFESAAREFQKVLEIDPSDNMAYANLAAAYDVMKMYTEEISVLKKVLMFDPENLELRSALSTAYFNDGRFDEALTAARYVVDLNEKDPQAWCNLGSCYSASNMVDDAISAFNRAMELEPEYAVPHVNLGSLYASVGRIEKAIKEYKIGTELNPGDAMAWLNLYKCYKDIGRHDDSMKAHARYEELIREQPAEGGDKADFSGIPGGVSTTGNSAGTDQ from the coding sequence ATGGCTGAAATTGATGTAAATGAGGATTTTGACGTCGAGGGCTTCCGGGACGATCAGGAAAGCAAGAAAAAATCGGACTGGGTCACCATGAAAATACATCCCGAGATTTTTGAAGATCTGGGAGTTCGCGATCCGGAGCAGATCAAGTTTGAGACCGCCATTATGAAAAAAACGCGGCAGGTCAAAAAGGAATTGCGTAATGACCCGGACAATCTCGATCTTCAGGTTGAGCTCGGTACCCTTTATATTGATGGCGGAAACTACGATGAATCCATCAAACTGCTGAATCAGGTTATTCAGAAAGACAGTTCCCATGGGAGAGCGCACAAGATCCTGGGAACGGCCTATGCCCTGTCGAATCACGAAGACGAAGCCATCCGTGCTCTGTCACGGGCATCCGAACTTTCTCCCGGTGATGCAGAAGTCCATTTCAACCTGGGAGGCGCGTTCATGCTCAAAGATTTTTTTGAGAGTGCCGCGCGCGAATTTCAAAAAGTCCTGGAGATCGACCCGAGTGACAATATGGCATACGCCAACCTGGCAGCGGCCTACGATGTCATGAAGATGTATACCGAGGAAATCTCTGTTCTTAAAAAGGTCCTGATGTTTGATCCTGAAAACCTGGAGCTCCGATCCGCCCTGAGTACCGCTTATTTCAACGACGGTCGTTTCGATGAGGCTTTGACCGCTGCCCGCTATGTGGTAGACCTCAACGAAAAAGATCCCCAGGCATGGTGCAACCTGGGCAGCTGTTACTCTGCCAGCAATATGGTGGACGATGCCATCTCGGCGTTCAATCGCGCCATGGAACTGGAACCGGAATATGCAGTGCCTCATGTCAATCTGGGCAGCCTTTACGCGTCCGTCGGTCGAATTGAAAAAGCCATTAAAGAATATAAAATCGGCACGGAACTCAATCCCGGAGATGCCATGGCCTGGCTCAATCTTTACAAATGCTATAAGGACATTGGCCGCCATGACGACTCCATGAAAGCCCATGCCAGGTACGAAGAGTTGATCCGCGAACAACCGGCTGAAGGCGGTGACAAAGCCGACTTTTCCGGAATTCCAGGTGGAGTCTCCACCACCGGGAACTCTGCAGGAACCGATCAATAA